AGTGACCGTATCCATGGCGGCAGACAACAGCGGAATATTCATTTCAATATCCCGAGTGAGACGCGTTTTAAGACTCACATCCTTGGCCACCACCTCAGAGTAGCCAGGGACCAGCAAAACATCGTCAAATGTCAGCGCTTCGTAGGCAATACGTGTCATAAATGCACCCATCCTGGCAGGAGTTAGAGAACCGGCGATTATAAAGCCCGCGCCCGGCCGGGTAAACCAGAGAAAAATAACGGGTTTGGCCGGATTTCTATACTTGAACGTGCCACCGCTCTACAATCGCCCCATGACAGATCACATCCCAGCCCAGTCGTCCGACCGCCAGGTCCTCAGCATCAGCCAGTTAAACCGTCGCGCCCGGCAATTGCTCGAAATCCATATGCCCCTGTTATGGGTGCGCGGCGAGATTTCTAATTTTTCCCGGCCCGGCTCCGGCCACTGGTATCTGACACTGAAAGATGACAACGCCCAGATTCGCTGCGCCATGTTCAGAGGGCGCAACGGCCTGGTGAAAATTCAGCCACAAAACGGCGATCAGGTGCTGGTGCGAGGTCGAGTAAGCCTTTATGAGCCCCGGGGCGACTACCAGTTTATTATCGAACATATGGAAGCCGATGGGGCCGGACTCCTGCAACAACGCTATGAAGCATTAAAAGCCCGGCTCGAACAGGAAGGGCTTTTTGATACAGCCTATAAAAAGCCCGTCGCACCCTACCCCCAGTGCATAGGTGTCATTACCTCCGCCACAGGCGCCGCCCTTAGAGATATTCTCCATGTGTGCCACCGCCGCTATCCCTGGGTCAAAATCAATGTCTACACGACCCCTGTACAGGGCAAGGAAGCCATCACCGGATTGATTGACGCCCTTCGTTTGGCCAACGAACACAATGAGGCGGACACCCTTATCGTGGCTCGAGGGGGCGGTTCTATTGAGGATCTTTGGGCGTTTAATGAAGAAGCCGTTGCAAGGGCAGTTTTCGATAGCCTGATTCCGATTATCAGCGGTGTCGGCCATGAAACCGACTTCACTATTACGGATTTTGTCGCCGATTTGAGAGCACCTACTCCCTCAGCGGCCGCTGAACTGGCAGGACCGAATAAAGCGGAGCTGCAAGATCGTCTCGCCAGACTAAGGCAGCAACTGGCACTGCGCACCGGGCTTGCTCTTCGTC
The DNA window shown above is from Pseudomonadales bacterium and carries:
- the xseA gene encoding exodeoxyribonuclease VII large subunit, which translates into the protein MTDHIPAQSSDRQVLSISQLNRRARQLLEIHMPLLWVRGEISNFSRPGSGHWYLTLKDDNAQIRCAMFRGRNGLVKIQPQNGDQVLVRGRVSLYEPRGDYQFIIEHMEADGAGLLQQRYEALKARLEQEGLFDTAYKKPVAPYPQCIGVITSATGAALRDILHVCHRRYPWVKINVYTTPVQGKEAITGLIDALRLANEHNEADTLIVARGGGSIEDLWAFNEEAVARAVFDSLIPIISGVGHETDFTITDFVADLRAPTPSAAAELAGPNKAELQDRLARLRQQLALRTGLALRHKQQALEHCKKRLRTPKALLEQRAQHLDHLQIRLTQIWQRQNNDRRTQLQYLQNRLAQVHPQTRLKLYKQQNSLLEQRLKRAFDSRLNQHRQRLRALAGTLNAVSPLSTLERGYAVVRGRDEHVISSVADVKSGDELRLLLKDGSVDAVAKSIVAGAIIANDNGSQK